A portion of the ANME-2 cluster archaeon genome contains these proteins:
- a CDS encoding PGF-pre-PGF domain-containing protein: MLLLSFLIFPQSSAVVLDSTIILDRYVDVPDAAVSYDGYVCDIDNVGSYLTGQDIQASIELDPSYTSMKVQLVDMDMNQVWVQNTLLSKGKGTVTIPGQSVPSTYGIVVLSSGEYKGAKPVVISEYAMTVTPDKTRLQPGETLSVTITTSKGGVPADPLDQLKGILFQGSSNIAEVSATRVGTGIYKADIGMPAIAGTYYVNGIIATNDYVIGYPESVGIAAGGNVMVATASSSGSGSSVSSSTEEDPANILVREIDRKYSGVDKPVSHHFEKLDNIITYVNFTSRMNYGDIDTVVEVLNGRSSLVDSSPTGNVYRYVNIWVGNAGWATERTIANASISFRVEKEWISEKNIAEDSIRLSRYDDGWEPLATMQTGDDYTYVYFRAETPGFSSFVVTGSEKKLAVPTTQPTAIIVDSPTFPEKDSRLNGFDLTLALLAFITCSVIVLVFMKAKKI; encoded by the coding sequence TTGCTTTTACTATCTTTCTTAATATTCCCCCAATCCAGTGCTGTAGTACTTGATTCCACAATTATTTTAGACCGGTATGTGGATGTACCGGATGCTGCAGTTTCCTATGATGGTTATGTTTGTGACATCGATAATGTCGGCTCATATCTTACCGGTCAGGATATCCAGGCCTCTATAGAATTGGACCCCTCATATACCAGTATGAAAGTACAACTGGTGGACATGGATATGAATCAGGTATGGGTCCAGAATACCCTTTTATCCAAGGGAAAAGGAACAGTAACCATCCCCGGTCAATCTGTTCCGTCAACGTATGGCATCGTGGTGTTGAGCAGCGGAGAGTATAAAGGTGCAAAACCGGTAGTGATTTCAGAATACGCAATGACGGTAACACCTGATAAGACCCGGCTTCAACCCGGTGAAACTCTGAGCGTGACGATAACCACTAGCAAGGGCGGTGTCCCTGCTGACCCTTTGGACCAGCTTAAAGGAATATTGTTCCAGGGGAGTTCAAATATTGCAGAGGTTAGCGCGACCAGGGTAGGAACAGGTATCTATAAAGCAGATATTGGCATGCCCGCTATTGCCGGAACGTATTACGTGAACGGCATAATCGCAACGAACGATTATGTAATCGGATATCCTGAATCGGTGGGAATAGCAGCCGGTGGAAATGTGATGGTGGCAACTGCCAGTTCATCGGGTTCTGGTTCAAGCGTGAGTTCAAGTACTGAAGAGGACCCTGCGAATATCCTGGTCAGGGAGATCGACAGGAAATATTCAGGGGTAGATAAGCCTGTGTCGCACCATTTTGAGAAACTGGACAACATAATAACATATGTCAATTTCACGTCACGGATGAATTATGGGGATATTGATACTGTAGTAGAGGTATTAAATGGCAGGTCGTCGCTTGTGGATTCGTCTCCTACCGGTAATGTATACAGGTATGTTAACATCTGGGTGGGGAATGCAGGTTGGGCTACAGAGCGTACTATTGCCAATGCCAGTATTTCGTTCAGGGTGGAAAAGGAATGGATATCAGAGAAAAACATTGCAGAGGATTCGATTCGATTATCAAGATATGATGATGGATGGGAACCGTTGGCTACGATGCAAACAGGTGACGATTATACATATGTTTATTTCAGGGCAGAAACACCCGGTTTTTCATCATTTGTTGTTACAGGCAGCGAAAAGAAACTGGCAGTGCCTACAACACAACCAACAGCGATTATTGTAGACAGTCCAACATTTCCTGAAAAAGATAGCCGGCTAAATGGTTTTGATTTGACGCTGGCATTGTTGGCATTCATTACCTGTAGCGTCATTGTCCTGGTCTTCATGAAGGCAAAAAAAATATAA
- a CDS encoding ABC transporter ATP-binding protein yields MSVIQARNVTKQYKVDDIIINALSDINLEIEAGEFVAIKGPSGSGKSTLLHLLGCVDRPSSGDIFINHKNTSNLSAGELVRLRLMQIGFVFQQFYLLPALTAFENVELPMREAWVPKKERKKRTLDLLDLMGLADRTRHMPSQLSGGEQQRVAIARALANNPAIIVADEPTGELDSTNGERILQIFESINQKSGQTILVVSHDEYVTSRAHRIIHLKDGRIVE; encoded by the coding sequence ATGAGCGTTATACAAGCCCGCAATGTCACAAAACAGTACAAGGTAGACGATATCATTATCAATGCCCTCTCAGACATAAACCTGGAGATCGAGGCAGGTGAGTTCGTCGCCATCAAGGGACCCAGCGGTTCAGGTAAATCCACACTATTGCATTTACTGGGCTGTGTGGACCGCCCGAGCAGTGGCGATATTTTCATCAACCACAAGAACACTTCAAACCTCTCAGCCGGAGAACTGGTCAGGCTCAGACTCATGCAGATAGGGTTCGTATTCCAGCAGTTCTACCTGCTTCCAGCACTTACTGCCTTTGAAAATGTAGAACTTCCCATGCGTGAAGCCTGGGTGCCCAAAAAAGAGCGCAAAAAGCGGACCCTTGACCTGTTAGATTTAATGGGACTGGCAGACCGTACCAGGCACATGCCTTCCCAGCTCAGCGGCGGGGAACAGCAAAGGGTGGCCATTGCCAGGGCACTTGCAAACAATCCCGCTATAATCGTGGCAGACGAACCTACAGGAGAACTTGACTCCACCAATGGCGAGCGCATCCTCCAAATATTCGAATCCATAAACCAAAAATCAGGACAGACTATTTTAGTAGTAAGCCATGATGAGTACGTAACATCCAGGGCACACAGGATAATCCATCTCAAAGACGGGAGAATCGTAGAGTGA
- a CDS encoding phenylacetate--CoA ligase, with the protein MKYWQPKYEKMQRSDIRALQLKRLKNVVKNVYDHVPFYRQGFGNVKPQDITSLEDVARLPTTKKTDLRDNYPFGLFATPMRDVVRLHASSGTSGKSTVVGYTAGDIVTWSDLMARNFTMVGLGPGDVFQNAVNYGLFTGGLGIHFGIERIGATAVPSGTGNTRHQLEMMIDFGVTALHCTPSYALYLAETAREHDMVDLLSLTTGCFGAEPWSVNTRRELEEALGINAYDSYGLSEMFGPGVAFECQEKDGLHIWDDHFLVEVLDKNGENVAPGERGELVLTSLTKEAMPLIRYRTGDITIIREDECPCGRTHTILDKVVGRADDMLIVRGINVFPSQIEGVLMDISEVGDQFQVVIDRKRHKLDEMHIRVELTDRAFTGELKDLENLRCNVEEKLRTVLNLRTVVELVERGTIPRTAGKAQRIVDLRKEY; encoded by the coding sequence ATGAAATACTGGCAGCCCAAGTATGAAAAAATGCAGAGAAGTGATATCAGGGCACTGCAATTAAAAAGGCTGAAAAATGTCGTAAAGAATGTTTATGACCACGTTCCTTTTTACCGGCAGGGATTTGGAAATGTAAAGCCGCAAGACATCACCAGCCTGGAAGATGTAGCCAGACTTCCAACCACCAAAAAGACCGACCTGCGAGATAATTACCCATTTGGCCTTTTCGCCACACCCATGCGGGACGTGGTGCGGCTGCATGCATCCAGCGGTACCAGCGGGAAATCCACCGTGGTGGGTTATACGGCTGGGGATATCGTGACCTGGAGTGACCTGATGGCACGAAATTTCACAATGGTGGGTCTCGGGCCCGGTGATGTGTTCCAGAATGCAGTCAATTATGGCCTGTTCACTGGGGGTCTTGGTATCCATTTCGGTATTGAGCGGATCGGTGCTACTGCAGTACCCAGCGGTACGGGCAATACCAGACACCAGCTTGAGATGATGATAGATTTCGGTGTCACGGCCCTCCACTGCACGCCTTCCTATGCCCTGTATCTCGCCGAGACCGCCCGGGAACATGATATGGTGGACCTATTGTCCCTCACGACAGGATGTTTTGGTGCAGAACCCTGGTCTGTGAATACCAGACGGGAACTGGAAGAAGCACTGGGAATCAATGCGTATGATTCCTACGGCCTGTCCGAGATGTTCGGTCCGGGCGTTGCTTTTGAATGCCAGGAGAAGGACGGCCTGCATATCTGGGATGACCATTTCCTGGTCGAGGTGCTGGACAAGAACGGAGAGAATGTGGCCCCGGGCGAGCGGGGCGAACTGGTACTGACATCGCTCACCAAGGAGGCCATGCCATTGATACGCTACCGGACAGGTGACATTACCATTATCAGGGAAGATGAATGCCCGTGCGGACGCACCCATACTATTCTTGATAAGGTGGTAGGAAGGGCTGATGATATGCTCATCGTGCGCGGTATTAACGTATTCCCGTCCCAGATAGAGGGGGTGCTCATGGACATTTCCGAAGTTGGCGACCAGTTCCAGGTGGTCATTGACCGCAAGCGTCACAAACTGGATGAGATGCATATCAGGGTGGAACTTACTGACCGGGCCTTCACCGGTGAGCTTAAGGACCTTGAAAATCTCAGGTGCAATGTAGAAGAGAAGCTAAGAACCGTACTCAATCTCAGGACGGTAGTAGAACTGGTGGAACGGGGGACCATTCCCAGGACTGCTGGCAAGGCTCAGCGGATAGTTGACCTGAGAAAGGAATACTGA
- a CDS encoding sulfite exporter TauE/SafE family protein, whose translation MNIDLTYWYLFPAGLVIATLAMSAGISGANFWIPVYLICVKLDPRVTFWLALITMIFGFGSGVVRNIYQGTVNWYLVRQYLIPTIPGAVIGALLTSYVNGEILVFIFGTFIIIYGSHMLKSCISSPKAQIRHEKVFWGIGFLAGFMKGLIATGLGKLIVPGMWNHKKVRHPSEVIGSATVIIFIVNVVAALTRMNHEFMGVLTDNTNILSSVLVFVLPSVVIGGQIGPRVIKDMNAAHLKLYISVLLICVSLLIFSRLLL comes from the coding sequence ATGAACATCGACCTCACGTACTGGTATCTCTTCCCCGCGGGTCTGGTCATTGCCACCCTTGCAATGTCAGCAGGCATCTCAGGTGCTAATTTCTGGATACCGGTATATCTTATCTGTGTAAAACTGGACCCCCGTGTCACGTTCTGGCTGGCACTTATTACTATGATATTCGGATTCGGAAGCGGAGTAGTAAGGAACATTTACCAGGGGACTGTGAACTGGTACCTGGTCCGGCAGTACCTTATTCCAACAATACCGGGTGCTGTTATCGGCGCCTTGCTGACATCCTATGTCAATGGTGAAATTCTGGTGTTTATTTTTGGTACATTTATAATCATATACGGGAGCCATATGCTCAAATCCTGCATCTCATCCCCGAAAGCACAAATCAGGCATGAAAAAGTTTTCTGGGGTATCGGGTTTTTGGCAGGGTTCATGAAGGGACTCATTGCTACAGGTCTGGGCAAGTTGATAGTCCCCGGCATGTGGAACCACAAAAAGGTCCGCCATCCATCTGAAGTGATAGGTTCGGCCACCGTCATCATTTTTATCGTGAATGTTGTTGCCGCCCTGACAAGGATGAACCATGAATTCATGGGTGTATTGACAGATAACACCAATATTTTGTCCAGTGTCCTGGTATTCGTGCTCCCGTCAGTGGTCATTGGTGGGCAGATCGGACCCAGGGTCATAAAGGATATGAATGCTGCTCATCTGAAGCTCTATATTTCAGTGCTGTTGATATGTGTGAGCCTGCTTATATTTTCCAGGTTACTGCTCTGA
- a CDS encoding TIGR00375 family protein, with protein sequence MSVINADLHIHSKYSMATSNRMDIPTLAVESVRKGIQLVGTGDCLHSKWLDEIKTMSEVTDGIYGMDNARFVLTTELEDTDRVHHLLIIPDISKAEELREAMEPASVNIDTDGRPNVNLSGVEIAELAREAGAMIGPAHAFTPWTAMYASHDSLESCYGELAPYISFVELGLSADTDLADRISELHRLTFLTNSDAHSPWPNKLAREFTRFRMEDITFGELEKAILRQDGRGPVMNAGLFPQEGKYHESACIRCFRHYTLEESRGKNWRCTCGGRIKKGVCDRVEELADSHVHPAHRPPYLHLVPLSEIIMMALGTKSTTAKKVRDAWELLVDRFGSEVTVLLDAELDGIKGVEPAVIHAVRMFREGKVRVIPGGGGQYGSVEVDDEILTSSVTTDLDQDKESGEIKNQTRASDQSQRSLTEF encoded by the coding sequence ATGTCAGTTATAAACGCAGACCTCCACATCCATTCTAAGTATAGCATGGCCACTTCGAACCGCATGGATATTCCTACACTTGCAGTGGAATCTGTCAGGAAAGGTATCCAGCTCGTCGGCACCGGGGACTGCCTGCACAGCAAGTGGCTGGACGAGATAAAGACCATGTCCGAAGTAACAGACGGCATATATGGAATGGACAATGCCCGATTCGTACTGACAACTGAACTTGAGGACACTGACAGGGTGCATCACCTGCTCATTATACCCGATATATCAAAAGCAGAGGAACTGCGCGAAGCAATGGAGCCAGCATCGGTCAATATAGACACGGACGGGCGGCCCAACGTAAACCTCAGCGGTGTGGAGATCGCTGAACTGGCCAGAGAAGCCGGTGCAATGATAGGCCCGGCCCATGCATTCACGCCCTGGACCGCCATGTATGCTTCCCACGACAGCCTTGAAAGTTGCTACGGGGAACTGGCACCATATATCAGTTTCGTGGAACTGGGACTGAGTGCTGACACTGACCTGGCCGACCGCATCAGCGAACTGCACAGGCTGACATTCCTGACCAACAGCGATGCCCACAGTCCCTGGCCTAATAAACTGGCACGTGAATTCACCAGGTTCCGGATGGAAGATATCACCTTCGGTGAACTTGAAAAGGCTATACTCAGGCAGGATGGCCGGGGTCCGGTCATGAACGCGGGACTGTTCCCCCAGGAAGGCAAATACCATGAATCTGCCTGTATCCGCTGTTTCAGGCATTATACCCTGGAAGAGAGTAGAGGGAAGAACTGGCGCTGCACCTGTGGCGGGCGTATCAAGAAAGGTGTATGTGACCGTGTGGAAGAACTCGCGGACAGCCATGTCCATCCTGCTCACAGGCCGCCCTACCTGCACCTGGTGCCGCTGTCCGAGATCATTATGATGGCACTGGGAACCAAAAGTACTACTGCCAAAAAGGTCAGGGATGCATGGGAACTCCTGGTGGACAGGTTCGGCAGCGAGGTTACCGTGCTTCTGGATGCTGAACTTGATGGTATAAAGGGAGTGGAGCCGGCGGTGATACATGCTGTCAGGATGTTCCGCGAAGGTAAGGTCAGGGTGATACCGGGCGGTGGCGGTCAGTATGGCAGTGTGGAAGTGGATGACGAAATCCTGACCTCGTCAGTAACAACGGACCTGGACCAGGACAAAGAATCAGGTGAAATTAAAAATCAAACCAGGGCTTCGGACCAGTCCCAGCGTTCCCTGACCGAATTCTGA
- a CDS encoding sulfide-dependent adenosine diphosphate thiazole synthase has product MELDEITISRAIIEAFTADFLDCTDTEVALVGGGPANLVAAKILADAGVRTVLFERKLAVGGGMWGGGMMMPRIVVQEEAKRILDSFGVHYTEYRPGYYVADSIECVCRLGAEAVAAGAKIFNLISVDDVMIREGDAVTGLVINWTAVGLQKLHVDPMTIRAKVVIDGTGHDADVCSTVARKIPGALIVVGEKPMWADVGERTIMDNTREVYPGLIVTGMAANAVAGAPRMGPVFGGMLLSGEKAARLAMAKLEIK; this is encoded by the coding sequence ATGGAACTGGACGAAATAACAATCTCAAGAGCTATCATCGAAGCATTTACTGCTGATTTCCTGGACTGTACTGATACCGAAGTGGCACTGGTAGGCGGTGGCCCTGCAAACCTGGTGGCTGCAAAGATCCTGGCAGATGCCGGTGTAAGGACTGTGCTGTTCGAGCGTAAGCTGGCAGTTGGTGGCGGTATGTGGGGTGGTGGGATGATGATGCCAAGAATAGTCGTCCAGGAAGAAGCGAAACGCATTCTTGATAGTTTTGGCGTTCATTACACTGAATACAGGCCTGGCTACTATGTGGCAGATTCAATTGAATGTGTATGCAGGCTGGGAGCCGAGGCAGTAGCTGCTGGTGCCAAGATATTTAACCTGATAAGTGTGGACGATGTGATGATACGTGAAGGTGATGCTGTGACCGGGCTGGTCATTAACTGGACCGCAGTGGGCCTGCAAAAACTGCACGTTGATCCCATGACCATCAGGGCAAAGGTGGTCATTGACGGTACCGGTCATGATGCAGATGTGTGCAGCACCGTAGCAAGGAAAATTCCCGGAGCATTGATCGTAGTTGGGGAAAAACCCATGTGGGCAGACGTGGGTGAGCGCACTATCATGGACAATACCAGGGAAGTCTATCCCGGCCTTATCGTCACAGGAATGGCAGCCAACGCCGTAGCCGGTGCACCCAGGATGGGGCCCGTGTTCGGGGGTATGTTACTCTCAGGCGAGAAAGCAGCAAGATTGGCAATGGCAAAGCTGGAGATCAAATAG
- a CDS encoding glutaredoxin family protein codes for MKNVIVYSTKVCPNCKILKQILNESNISFDEVDMTTPAALTELTMNNVFTMSAPVLKIHNMFYTTDDMMDSDTLNRKKVEDIIANS; via the coding sequence ATGAAAAATGTAATTGTATATTCCACTAAAGTCTGTCCGAATTGTAAAATACTCAAGCAGATATTGAACGAGTCCAACATCTCATTTGATGAAGTTGACATGACCACCCCGGCAGCACTTACCGAACTGACAATGAATAACGTATTTACTATGTCTGCGCCTGTGCTGAAGATACACAATATGTTTTATACCACTGATGATATGATGGACAGTGATACACTGAACCGTAAGAAAGTGGAAGACATAATCGCAAATAGTTAG
- the nrdD gene encoding anaerobic ribonucleoside-triphosphate reductase, with protein MQKLQMEQGIPQAKAVDEIMVEQNEHEKEQVQQTLTGEKISTLPKVRTTDGHLMEWDRNTIVKQLMKETVLSEMFYNKPAIDEETAKGIARETENRIRKMGVQFLSGPLVRELVNIVLLEHGYTEWRNISTRVGTPVYDAYKIDIGTGFEAKDNANLQENAETSHKKKADKISKEQYLLLLPPALADSHLNGDIHIHDLEYLGTRAFCQDWDLRYFFYYGLMPDGSGTKASVAGPAKKAEVAVLHAVKALGSAQTNFAGGQGFYNFLTFIAPFFEGMAYDEIEQLMQMFVYEMTQMMVARGGQLVFSSVQLSPGVPKLWRDKPVVYKGRVWNGEMAPLRTYGEFEREVRLGFEAMMNVMLQGDYWGKPFNFPKPEISIEPDFMEEDEEFNQAHPELLTYDELYMLSFKLAAKYGSPYFDNQLPKYRGAGEGISCYQCCAYNFSTTAEKDNTFEEKMYFKDGMHFSMGAWQVVSLNCPRAAYEAGGDDHLLFENLKRLMDQAVELFEIKRYWMDHIIESGRMPFATQRPKDPVTGKKGSIAVGLEGLVYTIGVVGINEMVQHHTGFQMHEDEKARQLSIRAMYEMEFYSRELSEKYGIEIALARTPAETTCQRFAVSDMLHTEYKEFAEVVIKGDLEGAKSRLNETRDLPVYYTNGTHVPPGANVSLPERIDIEHVFFPIVDGGNILHIFMGEGHPDPQGLKEFAMNIIKNTQVGYFAFTKDMTVCMNDFHVAGGLLEECPNCASDNVEHLSRVTGYIQAVDGWNNGKKQELKDRRKYGASDMM; from the coding sequence ATGCAAAAATTACAAATGGAACAGGGAATTCCACAAGCTAAAGCGGTGGATGAAATAATGGTAGAACAAAACGAACATGAAAAGGAACAGGTACAGCAAACCCTGACAGGTGAAAAGATATCCACCCTGCCAAAAGTAAGGACCACTGACGGGCATCTGATGGAGTGGGACAGGAACACCATTGTAAAACAATTGATGAAAGAGACTGTTCTCAGTGAAATGTTCTATAACAAACCAGCTATCGACGAAGAAACGGCAAAGGGCATTGCCAGGGAGACCGAAAACAGGATCCGTAAGATGGGTGTGCAATTCCTGTCAGGTCCGCTTGTGAGGGAACTGGTCAACATAGTGTTGCTGGAACACGGATATACCGAATGGCGTAATATATCCACCAGAGTAGGTACACCCGTATATGACGCTTATAAGATAGATATAGGTACAGGATTCGAGGCAAAGGATAATGCCAACCTGCAGGAGAATGCTGAGACATCGCACAAGAAGAAGGCAGATAAGATATCAAAAGAACAATACCTGCTGCTACTGCCCCCTGCCCTGGCTGACAGCCACCTTAACGGTGATATCCACATACACGACCTTGAGTATCTTGGTACCAGGGCGTTCTGTCAGGACTGGGACCTGAGATATTTCTTCTATTACGGCCTGATGCCTGATGGTTCAGGAACCAAGGCCAGTGTGGCAGGTCCTGCTAAAAAGGCAGAAGTGGCAGTGCTGCATGCAGTAAAGGCGCTGGGCAGTGCCCAGACCAATTTTGCCGGCGGCCAGGGATTCTATAATTTCCTTACATTCATTGCACCTTTTTTCGAGGGGATGGCGTATGATGAAATTGAACAGCTGATGCAGATGTTCGTCTACGAGATGACCCAGATGATGGTCGCCAGGGGTGGCCAGCTGGTATTCTCTTCCGTACAGCTCTCGCCGGGGGTCCCAAAGCTCTGGCGTGACAAGCCTGTGGTCTATAAGGGGCGCGTGTGGAATGGAGAAATGGCGCCCCTCAGGACCTATGGAGAGTTCGAGCGTGAAGTACGCCTGGGTTTTGAGGCAATGATGAATGTGATGCTTCAGGGAGATTACTGGGGTAAGCCATTCAATTTCCCGAAACCCGAGATCAGTATTGAACCGGATTTTATGGAAGAGGATGAAGAGTTCAACCAGGCCCATCCTGAATTGTTGACCTATGATGAGCTGTACATGCTGTCATTCAAACTGGCTGCCAAGTATGGTTCACCTTATTTCGATAACCAGTTGCCCAAATACCGGGGAGCTGGTGAGGGTATCTCTTGTTACCAGTGTTGCGCTTATAATTTCTCAACCACGGCCGAGAAGGATAACACCTTTGAGGAAAAAATGTATTTCAAGGACGGAATGCACTTTTCCATGGGCGCGTGGCAGGTCGTCTCTCTTAACTGCCCCAGGGCTGCGTATGAGGCTGGTGGGGACGACCACCTCCTGTTTGAAAACCTGAAGAGACTTATGGACCAGGCAGTAGAACTGTTCGAGATAAAGCGATACTGGATGGACCATATTATTGAGAGTGGCAGGATGCCCTTTGCCACCCAGCGGCCCAAAGACCCCGTCACCGGCAAGAAGGGTTCTATTGCTGTGGGTTTGGAGGGACTGGTTTATACGATCGGTGTTGTTGGTATCAATGAGATGGTGCAGCACCATACCGGTTTCCAGATGCATGAAGACGAAAAAGCAAGGCAGCTGTCTATCCGGGCCATGTATGAAATGGAGTTCTATTCCAGGGAATTGTCTGAAAAATATGGTATTGAGATCGCACTGGCTCGGACTCCTGCAGAAACCACTTGCCAGCGCTTTGCAGTATCAGACATGCTGCACACTGAGTATAAGGAATTTGCCGAAGTTGTGATCAAAGGTGATCTGGAGGGCGCAAAATCCCGTCTTAACGAAACCCGCGACCTCCCTGTCTATTATACCAATGGGACTCATGTGCCCCCTGGTGCAAATGTTTCCCTGCCCGAGAGGATCGATATTGAACATGTCTTCTTCCCTATCGTGGATGGCGGAAATATTCTGCACATCTTTATGGGCGAGGGACATCCGGATCCCCAGGGCCTTAAGGAATTTGCCATGAACATTATAAAGAATACCCAGGTTGGCTATTTTGCTTTCACCAAGGATATGACGGTGTGCATGAATGATTTCCACGTAGCAGGTGGATTGCTGGAAGAGTGTCCCAACTGCGCTTCTGATAATGTGGAGCACCTGTCCAGGGTGACAGGGTATATACAGGCTGTTGATGGGTGGAATAATGGCAAGAAACAGGAGTTGAAGGATAGGCGCAAGTACGGTGCTTCAGATATGATGTAG
- a CDS encoding PGF-pre-PGF domain-containing protein codes for MKKSTEGNTGIIPLMTIIFIILSVSSAATATTYVLTDSFKSQGTISVLGNSDSIDNPNNYGNVDVNKPVNGGSSGGGGGMNSGEAFDNILVSETEREYVNTGSKVSYTFDITGNIVRHINFTGVKSSGQISAKIEILRGISSMVEQMPPEIAYKHLNIWVGNLGWATPGNIKDPVIEFKVEKSWISQNKIDTSTIRLYRYTNGVWLSLETDQVDEDSEYYYFNAKTLGFTNFVVSGNVKDSEPKSNVGGERATERGSEINDTVLKNTTEKAQESPAFSLTAGLIALVIVCMRRK; via the coding sequence ATGAAAAAATCAACTGAAGGTAATACAGGTATTATTCCGTTAATGACAATTATATTCATAATACTGTCCGTCAGTAGTGCTGCAACAGCCACTACATATGTTCTAACGGACAGCTTCAAATCGCAGGGTACCATATCTGTACTTGGCAATTCTGATAGTATTGATAATCCCAATAATTATGGAAATGTAGATGTCAATAAACCAGTTAATGGCGGCAGTAGCGGGGGTGGTGGTGGAATGAACTCCGGCGAGGCCTTTGACAACATACTGGTCTCGGAAACTGAAAGGGAATATGTGAATACTGGTTCAAAAGTAAGTTATACCTTTGACATCACAGGCAATATTGTCAGGCACATCAACTTCACCGGTGTCAAAAGTTCAGGTCAGATTTCTGCAAAAATTGAGATCCTTCGTGGCATTTCAAGCATGGTCGAGCAAATGCCTCCTGAAATTGCCTATAAGCATCTGAATATCTGGGTTGGAAACCTTGGCTGGGCAACTCCGGGCAATATTAAAGATCCTGTTATTGAGTTTAAGGTTGAAAAATCCTGGATATCCCAAAATAAGATCGACACATCCACAATAAGATTATACCGTTATACCAATGGGGTCTGGTTATCTCTTGAAACAGATCAGGTGGACGAGGATTCTGAATACTATTATTTTAATGCAAAAACACTGGGTTTTACTAATTTTGTTGTATCCGGGAATGTGAAGGATTCTGAACCCAAATCAAATGTTGGTGGTGAACGTGCTACTGAACGTGGTTCTGAAATAAATGATACGGTTCTTAAAAATACAACAGAAAAGGCGCAGGAATCGCCCGCTTTTAGTTTGACTGCAGGCCTGATCGCACTGGTCATTGTATGTATGCGCAGGAAATAA
- a CDS encoding S-methyl-5-thioribose-1-phosphate isomerase, protein MRTIDWNDENATIIMVDQTLLPGEFKVIECDNVGSLCESIQSLRVRGAPALGAAGGFGIALAAMQRSAESMETLLDDLRSVGDVIKSTRPTAVNLAWGVDRVLDAARDAYDTDGMRRILLQEAKDIADEDVELNKRLGAHGAALLNDGDTVLTHCNAGRMACVDWGTALGVIRSAIGMGKEINVIACETRPLNQGGRITAWELMEDKIPVTLITDSMSGHVMREGMVDSVIVGADRITQDAVFNKIGTYTHSVMANEHEIPFYVAAPVSTFDFENMEDQVEIELRDSDELRFMGGKQIAPLDVKVYNPAFDATPMGNITAIITENGVFSPPFLLDEVKYKN, encoded by the coding sequence ATGAGGACCATTGACTGGAACGATGAGAATGCGACCATAATTATGGTCGACCAGACCCTGTTACCGGGAGAATTCAAGGTGATAGAATGTGATAATGTCGGGTCGTTGTGTGAATCGATTCAGTCACTGCGCGTGCGAGGTGCACCTGCACTGGGTGCAGCCGGAGGGTTTGGTATTGCGCTTGCAGCCATGCAAAGGAGCGCAGAATCTATGGAAACACTCCTTGATGACCTGCGCAGTGTAGGCGACGTCATTAAATCCACCAGGCCCACTGCAGTGAACCTGGCATGGGGCGTGGACAGGGTGCTGGATGCTGCCCGGGATGCCTATGATACTGATGGTATGCGCAGGATACTACTGCAGGAGGCTAAGGACATAGCCGATGAGGATGTTGAGTTGAACAAACGCCTGGGAGCTCATGGTGCTGCGCTCCTGAATGACGGTGATACCGTGCTCACTCACTGTAATGCGGGCCGGATGGCATGTGTGGACTGGGGGACGGCTCTGGGTGTGATACGCAGCGCCATCGGGATGGGAAAAGAAATAAACGTCATTGCCTGCGAGACCCGTCCATTGAACCAGGGCGGCAGGATAACAGCCTGGGAACTTATGGAAGATAAGATCCCTGTTACCCTTATTACCGACAGCATGAGTGGACACGTGATGCGGGAGGGGATGGTGGACAGTGTTATTGTCGGTGCTGACCGCATTACACAGGATGCGGTGTTCAACAAGATTGGCACCTATACCCATAGCGTTATGGCAAATGAACATGAGATTCCCTTTTATGTAGCTGCACCTGTATCCACGTTTGATTTTGAGAACATGGAGGACCAGGTAGAGATAGAACTGCGCGATAGCGATGAACTGCGGTTCATGGGTGGCAAGCAGATAGCACCTCTGGATGTGAAGGTGTACAATCCGGCTTTTGATGCTACTCCCATGGGGAATATAACAGCTATCATTACCGAGAACGGCGTTTTCAGCCCCCCGTTCTTGCTGGATGAAGTGAAATACAAGAATTGA